The following is a genomic window from Lysinibacillus sp. G4S2.
TCTTCTGAGGGAATAAATTTTGTAATATAATATGTACTACTAGGTCCAAAGAAACTACTTGCTATATTCGCTAAAAATAACAATGCATAAATTAGCCAAATAGATTCCATAAACGGCATACAAAAAACGATAACACCTCGTATCATATCAGTTGTAATCATCAACTTGCGTTTATTCATACGATCAATAAAAGAGCCTGCTACCAAGTTGGTTAAAACTCTGGCGATAGGACCGACAATAAAGATCCCAGCCATCGCTGCAGGTGATTGTGTTAAATGCCATACAAATAAATTAAGTGCAACGAGGTAAATCCAGTTTCCTAAATTGGAAAAACCTAAGCCTCCAATTAACAAACTGTATTTACGAATGATAGTCATGATGGTTCCCCTCCTTATTTTTCACTTTTGATAAAAATTTCCAATAAATGTTTAATTAAACTAGCACATCACCAAAACATGCGGTTGATTTTCCGTTCCAACTGGGCGCTTTCCCAGTGAAGTCCGATGAGCCACTTTGCTGCGTCCCAAGGCTCCTCTATGACGCTAATCCCCAAGGAATCGCCCTGTCTCCACTCAACTTATATACATGACATACGTTTTATCAAATGTTATCTCTACCTTTTAGTGATGAGACAATAAACTGGATAACATTCCATTTATTTACCATAACTCCATTTACATATTATCAAAATATTGCTTCAATTCGTAATGCTTTTTTTTACAAATAAACAACAAATTAAAATAACTAATGCTGTATTTTTATTATGTAAAGTTATAAGGACTAGTCATTTACTTATCAATGAGTTTTTTTCATTACCTGACAGTTCTGAGGTTAGTTCTTTCTGCTACCTGATCACTTTTTACTCTAACCCGAGCAGTTCTTTCTGCTACCTGATCACCTTCCACTCTAACCCGAGCAGTTCTTTCTGCTACCCGATCATTTTCCACTCTAACCCGAGCAGTTCTTTCTGCTACCCTATCATTTTCCACTCTAACCCGAGCAGTTTTTCCTTCTACCTGAGCATTTTCACTCCAACCCGAGCAATCCCTTCTTTAAGCAAGAAAAAAACTGAAGACAACTAGTATGTCTTCAGTCTAAAGGTAATCGCTTCATCTATTAATAGGCGATACGTTTTGCTTCGTACGCAGCGATTTGTTCCTCATATTTAAATGTTAGGGCAATTTCATCCCAACCATTTAGTAATGTTTCTTTATAATAAGGATCGATGCTAAAATGATACACTTTCCCGTCTTCACCTGTTACCGTTTGTGCTTCAAGACTAACTTCCAACGGGTATGGTTTTGCTAAGCCTTTAGCTAAAATTTCATCACACTCTGCTTCAGTTAGTTTGATTGGTAAAATGCCATTTTTGAAACAGTTATTATGGAAAATATCTGCAAAAGATGGCGCAATCACTACATTGAAGCCATAATCTAAAATTGCCCACGGTGCGTGTTCACGAGAAGAACCACAGCCGAAGTTATCTTGTGCTACTAAAATTTTGGAGTTTTTAAATTCAGGTTTGTTTAATACAAAATCCTTAATTTCATTGCCCTCTGCATCGAAGCGCCAATGATAGAATAAAAACTGACCAAAACCTGTACGCTCAATACGTTTTAAAAACTCTTTCGAAATAATTTGGTCTGTATCGACATTTTTACGATCAAGTGGTGTTATCACACTATTTACGATATTAATTGGTTCCATTTTCAATCATCCCTTCCGTGTAATGAAGATAAAAAATTACACAGTTTCCTTTACGAATTCACGAACATCTACAAAGTGACCAGCAATTGCTGCTGCCGCTGCCATTGGCGGTGATACTAAGTGTGTACGAGATCCAGCTCCTTGGCGTCCTTCAAAGTTACGGTTTGATGTTGATGCACAGCGTTCACCAGCCGGTACTACATCATCATTCATCGCCAGACACATTGAGCAACCTGTCTCACGCCATTCAAAGCC
Proteins encoded in this region:
- the leuD gene encoding 3-isopropylmalate dehydratase small subunit — encoded protein: MEPINIVNSVITPLDRKNVDTDQIISKEFLKRIERTGFGQFLFYHWRFDAEGNEIKDFVLNKPEFKNSKILVAQDNFGCGSSREHAPWAILDYGFNVVIAPSFADIFHNNCFKNGILPIKLTEAECDEILAKGLAKPYPLEVSLEAQTVTGEDGKVYHFSIDPYYKETLLNGWDEIALTFKYEEQIAAYEAKRIAY